A portion of the Paenibacillus hamazuiensis genome contains these proteins:
- a CDS encoding substrate-binding domain-containing protein: MNLQQGDIQRKSLLYMQIAEKVKEEIRIRNLAPHDPVPSEGELAQMFGVSRMTSKLALEALTKQGIVYRLPRRGTFLAGDYAKQDHESIHSLANEKQAKPKKKRIALVVPNLDDYISRIIQSTEAAAREHHYHLLVRITKDKEDESSSLQELYEDHMDGIILYPRGRKTCSEMVMKLRLLGYPLVIIDRIFREVEIDCVYHDHFQGAYRLTEYLIAMGHKEIGFISMPFDGVTSREDRYKGFLQAMLDHKLPLNSYNFFLNCSEMMNDLNAANPQLEDFIQGNAALTAIMCMDDYLAASCLSTAIHMKKKVPDQLSIAGFSDILLASLLPVPLTTVRQPTGPLGQAAVELLDKRLTAPEGKAVTVKVDTLLIKRDTVKRLHS; this comes from the coding sequence ATGAACCTACAACAGGGCGATATTCAACGAAAATCATTGCTTTATATGCAAATTGCCGAGAAAGTCAAAGAAGAGATCAGGATTCGAAATCTCGCGCCTCACGATCCGGTGCCGTCGGAAGGAGAATTGGCGCAAATGTTCGGAGTCAGCAGGATGACCTCAAAGCTGGCTTTGGAGGCTTTGACCAAACAAGGCATCGTGTACAGGCTGCCGCGCAGAGGCACGTTTCTCGCTGGAGATTACGCCAAGCAGGATCACGAGTCGATTCATTCCCTGGCTAACGAAAAGCAGGCCAAACCCAAGAAAAAAAGGATCGCGCTGGTTGTTCCTAATCTGGATGACTACATTTCGCGCATTATTCAATCTACCGAAGCCGCGGCCAGAGAACATCATTATCATCTGTTGGTGCGAATTACGAAGGATAAGGAAGATGAGAGTTCCAGCCTGCAGGAGCTGTACGAAGATCATATGGACGGCATCATTTTATATCCCAGAGGCCGTAAGACATGCAGCGAAATGGTCATGAAGCTGAGGCTGCTGGGTTATCCGCTCGTTATTATCGATCGGATTTTCCGGGAAGTGGAGATCGATTGCGTATACCACGACCATTTTCAGGGCGCCTATCGGCTCACGGAATATTTAATCGCCATGGGCCACAAGGAAATAGGCTTTATCTCCATGCCGTTTGACGGAGTGACCAGCAGGGAGGACCGGTACAAAGGGTTTTTGCAGGCGATGCTGGATCACAAGCTGCCCTTAAACAGCTATAACTTCTTTCTGAACTGCTCGGAGATGATGAACGACCTGAATGCGGCGAATCCTCAATTGGAAGACTTCATTCAAGGCAATGCCGCATTGACCGCTATCATGTGCATGGACGATTATTTGGCTGCCTCTTGCTTGTCCACTGCAATCCATATGAAGAAAAAAGTGCCCGATCAGCTGTCCATTGCCGGCTTTTCAGATATATTGCTGGCAAGCCTACTGCCCGTCCCTCTTACAACCGTTCGCCAACCGACAGGCCCGCTGGGACAAGCGGCCGTGGAACTGCTGGATAAACGTTTGACGGCTCCCGAAGGGAAGGCCGTCACCGTTAAAGTGGACACACTGCTCATCAAGCGCGATACTGTGAAAAGACTTCATTCCTGA
- a CDS encoding ABC transporter permease codes for MLQYILRRLLLMIPIVILVSIIIFFIIQLPPGDFVSRMVADMSQSGETVTSQQIAEMRATYGLDKPMLVQYYDWMKGIITKGDFGYSYSFNRPVLSIIQERLGITIFVSLITMFFTYCVAIPIGIYSAVRQYSFGDYLFSFIGFLGMATPGFLLAIILMISSYYTFGDPLLGLVSPEFLEGGWSFGKLLDLLKHMVIPIIVIGLGGTCGLIRIMRGQMLDEMNQPYVVTAQSKGLSERRILLKYPTRAAINPMVSTIGWSLESILTGSTITAIVLNLPTQGPVMYKALLSQDMYLAGAWLLFMTVLIILGTLISDILLAWLDPRIRY; via the coding sequence ATGCTGCAATACATTCTTCGAAGACTTCTGTTAATGATTCCGATTGTTATACTGGTATCTATTATTATTTTTTTCATCATTCAATTGCCGCCGGGAGATTTCGTAAGCCGAATGGTCGCGGATATGTCGCAAAGCGGCGAAACGGTAACTTCCCAGCAAATCGCCGAAATGAGGGCGACCTACGGCTTGGACAAGCCGATGTTGGTTCAGTATTACGATTGGATGAAGGGGATTATCACCAAGGGGGATTTCGGATATTCGTATTCATTTAATCGTCCCGTTCTGTCCATCATCCAGGAAAGGCTGGGCATCACGATTTTCGTCTCGTTGATTACGATGTTTTTCACTTATTGCGTAGCCATTCCAATCGGTATTTACAGCGCGGTCAGGCAGTATTCCTTCGGCGATTATTTGTTCAGTTTTATCGGATTTCTCGGAATGGCAACCCCCGGCTTCCTGCTGGCGATTATATTGATGATTTCTTCCTACTATACGTTCGGCGATCCCTTGCTCGGTCTCGTATCCCCGGAGTTTCTGGAGGGCGGCTGGAGCTTCGGCAAACTGCTCGATTTGCTCAAGCATATGGTCATCCCGATCATTGTGATCGGCCTTGGCGGCACTTGCGGACTTATCCGGATTATGCGCGGACAAATGCTGGACGAGATGAATCAGCCTTATGTTGTCACCGCGCAGTCCAAGGGATTGTCGGAACGTCGTATTTTACTGAAATATCCGACCCGCGCGGCGATTAATCCGATGGTCAGTACCATCGGTTGGTCGCTCGAATCGATCTTAACGGGCTCCACCATTACGGCCATCGTCCTGAATCTGCCTACGCAAGGACCCGTCATGTACAAGGCGCTTCTTAGTCAGGACATGTATTTGGCCGGGGCGTGGCTCTTGTTTATGACCGTACTGATTATACTGGGGACGCTAATATCGGATATTTTATTAGCTTGGCTGGACCCGAGAATTCGTTACTGA
- a CDS encoding ABC transporter substrate-binding protein, whose protein sequence is MQGNQGSQGNKSSIATITTLQEAPTLKKLVQSGALPAVEERLPAKEDIMIEPVVEEIGQYGGDWKMAWQGIDDKWAVGKPTEESLFRFTKDGKDVEPNVAKGYDVNKDSTEYKIYLRKGMKWSDGKPFTADDVLFYWEHMLIPKTFGKELYDCYYSVDPVSGERVRGEVTKIDDYSFKVTFKYPHPLFLKRLAIDNKWFFAPAHYYKTILPEFIGEEQALQEAKKRGFGDVASLGQWTGYYYWLWPDRPTLRPWVAKNDPRDQRFVMERNPYYWKTDSKGQQLPYIDRLVADKIADKSHFLLKAMSGETNLTTFSGSDFSNYTVLKENEAKGNYRVLRWATANWSSTGLQLNQTYKDEKYRTLFQDIRFREALSVAVDREQISQIITAGLADPIQSSVPKGLPHYQEGWADQWAKFDQGRANKLLDEIGLKWDAAKKYRTFADGSELTLVFHHADKGDANKDKLEELLKNYFEQIGLKTVIKVVDESLMTDMTFSNDLMAFTRDVFMIDVPLRPDEIVPYREGFPWYGQYGVYYASNGKKGIKPEGDILALQQSWDKLRASTNQEDINKWSEEIIKLHRKNQWLLGFTSALPTMVVASNNMRNIPKELIDADEFRNLGHAHPAQFFIKQ, encoded by the coding sequence ATGCAAGGAAATCAAGGGAGCCAGGGGAACAAAAGCAGCATCGCGACGATCACGACACTTCAGGAAGCTCCTACGCTCAAAAAGCTCGTACAGTCGGGTGCGCTGCCTGCAGTAGAGGAGAGACTTCCTGCCAAGGAAGACATTATGATCGAGCCTGTCGTCGAAGAGATTGGTCAATACGGCGGCGATTGGAAGATGGCCTGGCAGGGCATTGACGACAAGTGGGCTGTCGGAAAACCGACGGAAGAATCGTTGTTCCGGTTTACGAAAGACGGAAAAGACGTGGAACCTAACGTGGCCAAAGGCTACGACGTCAACAAGGATTCGACAGAATACAAGATTTATTTGCGCAAAGGCATGAAATGGTCGGACGGTAAACCTTTCACGGCTGACGATGTGCTGTTCTACTGGGAGCATATGCTCATCCCCAAAACGTTCGGCAAGGAATTATACGATTGTTACTATTCGGTAGACCCGGTATCCGGAGAGCGTGTACGGGGCGAAGTGACGAAGATTGACGACTACAGCTTTAAAGTCACTTTCAAATATCCCCATCCTCTATTCCTGAAAAGACTGGCCATCGACAACAAATGGTTCTTCGCGCCGGCTCACTATTACAAGACGATATTGCCGGAATTTATCGGCGAAGAGCAGGCTCTTCAGGAAGCGAAGAAACGCGGCTTCGGAGACGTGGCCAGCTTGGGACAATGGACAGGCTACTATTACTGGCTGTGGCCCGACAGACCGACCCTGCGACCTTGGGTTGCCAAAAACGATCCGCGGGATCAGCGCTTTGTTATGGAACGGAATCCGTATTATTGGAAAACCGATTCCAAAGGTCAGCAGCTGCCGTACATAGATCGCTTGGTCGCAGACAAAATCGCAGACAAAAGCCACTTTTTGCTGAAGGCCATGTCCGGAGAAACGAATCTCACTACATTCTCAGGATCGGATTTCTCCAATTATACCGTGCTGAAGGAAAACGAGGCCAAAGGTAATTACCGCGTGCTGCGCTGGGCAACCGCCAACTGGTCGAGCACGGGTCTTCAATTGAATCAAACTTACAAGGATGAGAAGTACCGCACCCTGTTTCAGGATATTCGCTTCAGAGAGGCGCTCTCCGTTGCCGTAGACAGGGAGCAAATCTCCCAAATCATTACAGCCGGACTGGCCGACCCGATTCAATCTTCCGTGCCGAAAGGGCTTCCACACTACCAGGAAGGTTGGGCGGATCAATGGGCGAAGTTCGATCAGGGCAGGGCGAACAAGCTGCTGGACGAAATCGGCTTGAAATGGGATGCCGCCAAGAAATACAGGACCTTTGCGGACGGCTCCGAGTTGACTCTTGTGTTCCATCATGCCGATAAGGGAGACGCCAACAAAGATAAGCTGGAAGAGTTGTTGAAAAACTATTTCGAACAAATCGGGCTGAAAACGGTTATTAAAGTAGTTGACGAATCATTGATGACCGATATGACGTTCTCCAACGATTTGATGGCGTTTACGAGAGATGTTTTCATGATTGATGTACCGCTGCGCCCGGACGAAATCGTCCCTTATCGGGAAGGGTTCCCTTGGTACGGGCAATACGGAGTGTATTACGCTTCCAACGGCAAAAAAGGAATTAAACCGGAAGGCGATATTCTGGCCCTTCAACAATCCTGGGACAAGCTGCGCGCCTCCACCAATCAAGAGGACATCAACAAATGGAGCGAGGAAATTATCAAGCTCCACCGGAAAAATCAATGGCTCCTCGGTTTTACAAGCGCGCTGCCTACCATGGTAGTCGCAAGCAACAACATGCGAAATATACCTAAAGAGCTCATCGATGCCGATGAATTCCGGAATCTGGGTCATGCTCACCCGGCGCAATTTTTCATCAAGCAATAA
- a CDS encoding oligopeptide/dipeptide ABC transporter ATP-binding protein, producing the protein MKELQQEFGMAMLFITHDLATVAEMCDEVAVMYLGKIVEKASVSDIFSRPMHPYTKGLIGSVPKIGKKQKRLESIEGTVPVPIDLPPICGFYDRCKERIPGLCDRREAPITRLSSDHTVRCFLYADGHKHSIDNLTEETGDSECPKPL; encoded by the coding sequence ATGAAGGAGCTGCAGCAGGAATTTGGAATGGCGATGCTGTTCATCACCCACGATTTGGCTACGGTGGCGGAAATGTGCGATGAGGTTGCCGTCATGTACCTTGGCAAAATCGTCGAGAAAGCTTCAGTAAGCGACATTTTCTCCCGTCCGATGCACCCGTATACGAAAGGTCTCATCGGATCGGTCCCGAAGATCGGCAAGAAGCAAAAGCGGTTGGAATCCATCGAAGGAACGGTTCCGGTACCGATCGATTTGCCGCCCATCTGCGGTTTTTACGACCGGTGCAAGGAACGGATTCCCGGTCTCTGCGATCGGCGGGAGGCCCCGATAACCCGGCTCTCTTCGGACCACACGGTCAGATGCTTTCTGTACGCTGACGGACATAAACATTCAATTGACAATCTAACCGAAGAAACAGGTGACTCCGAATGTCCAAAACCGTTATAG
- a CDS encoding FUSC family protein has product MTFGARMLKTGIAVTLSLYVSTWLHFSPPVIAAVAAIFALQPSIYRSWRHFLEQVQTNTLGAVIALLAGTYFSKEPIAIGVVCILVIMLCMKIGMGESVGLTLVTVVAVMEASGQWEFALNRFLLSMIGILSAFVLNIAFMPPDPKVQFNKQIHSVFNQLSLLLRTAISDEMKEKVFREQKQELEDALHSLTDKYKLLEEELKKLKRAKYRRTRQIVVYKQLLQCLQKGYEVLEDVHEHYFQSERTPDIDMSYDRHLEKLIKFNEHILLKFEEKVKPESWNSASVKEANDAFMKHATNCYNEDRDGSLRLFIVAAAIYDYGYQLIRLDRLVECMDTDDHEPAGSEG; this is encoded by the coding sequence ATGACATTCGGAGCCCGCATGCTCAAGACAGGAATCGCTGTCACGCTGTCCCTGTACGTCAGCACATGGCTTCATTTTTCCCCGCCGGTGATTGCCGCGGTGGCGGCCATTTTCGCGCTGCAGCCCTCGATATACCGGTCTTGGCGGCATTTCCTCGAGCAGGTGCAGACGAACACGCTCGGCGCCGTTATTGCGCTGCTGGCCGGAACGTATTTCTCAAAGGAGCCGATCGCCATCGGCGTCGTCTGCATCCTCGTCATCATGCTCTGTATGAAAATCGGGATGGGAGAGTCCGTCGGTTTGACGCTGGTGACGGTCGTGGCGGTGATGGAGGCTTCCGGACAGTGGGAATTTGCACTGAACCGCTTCCTGCTCAGCATGATCGGGATATTATCGGCTTTTGTGCTCAATATTGCATTCATGCCCCCGGATCCGAAGGTGCAATTCAACAAGCAGATCCATTCGGTTTTCAATCAGCTGTCCTTGCTGCTTCGCACCGCCATTTCCGATGAGATGAAAGAGAAGGTGTTTCGGGAACAAAAGCAGGAGCTGGAGGATGCTCTGCACTCGCTTACGGATAAATATAAGCTGCTGGAAGAGGAGCTGAAGAAGCTGAAGCGGGCTAAGTACCGACGGACGCGTCAGATCGTTGTGTACAAGCAGCTGCTGCAATGTTTGCAGAAAGGCTACGAGGTGCTGGAGGATGTACATGAGCATTACTTTCAATCGGAGCGGACACCGGACATCGATATGAGCTATGACCGGCATTTGGAAAAGCTGATTAAGTTCAACGAGCATATTTTGCTCAAATTTGAGGAAAAGGTAAAGCCGGAAAGCTGGAACTCCGCGTCTGTCAAGGAAGCGAACGATGCGTTCATGAAGCACGCGACAAACTGCTACAACGAAGACAGAGACGGTTCGCTGCGGCTTTTTATCGTCGCCGCGGCGATTTACGATTACGGGTATCAGTTGATTCGATTGGATCGTCTGGTAGAGTGCATGGACACGGATGACCATGAACCGGCCGGTTCAGAAGGATAA
- a CDS encoding ABC transporter permease, with product MKINLSPTFKRFIFASKRNELDDSYYMASQWRLMLRKLRNHKLARISMFVLFFLYLGAIFAPFLSPQGLTSYDGKYVNMPPTRLHMMDEEGRIHGRPFVYGIKSTRDPETLRKIYEEDRTKRYPLRFMVKGESYRILGLIPSDNHLFGVEQPGQFFLFGTDSMGRDLFSRVLLGSQISLTIPLAGVLISMILGVTIGAVSGYFGGWIDSVIQRVIEIIRSFPTLPLWMALSAAIPPEIPVVTMFFYITIILSFIEWTGLARTVRSKFISLKNEDYIMAAKIAGVGSMKIITRHMVPGFMSYLLVSITLAVPAMILGETAMSFLGLGIRSPATSWGVLIQEAQQIQNVALYPWKLIPLGFIIATVLAFNFFGDGLRDAADPYK from the coding sequence ATGAAAATCAATCTTTCTCCTACTTTCAAGAGGTTTATATTTGCAAGCAAAAGGAACGAGTTGGACGACAGCTACTATATGGCCTCGCAGTGGAGGCTCATGCTGCGTAAGCTTAGAAACCATAAGCTGGCCCGCATCAGCATGTTCGTCCTCTTTTTCTTGTATCTGGGAGCTATCTTCGCTCCGTTCCTGTCTCCTCAAGGCTTGACCAGTTATGATGGAAAATACGTCAATATGCCTCCGACCCGGCTTCACATGATGGATGAGGAGGGGCGAATTCACGGGAGGCCGTTTGTTTACGGTATAAAAAGCACGCGGGACCCGGAAACGTTGCGGAAAATATATGAAGAGGATCGGACCAAACGTTACCCCTTGCGATTTATGGTGAAGGGCGAATCGTACCGGATTCTCGGATTGATTCCTTCCGACAATCACTTGTTCGGGGTCGAGCAGCCGGGACAGTTCTTTTTGTTCGGTACGGACAGCATGGGCAGAGATCTGTTCTCCAGAGTTCTTCTCGGCAGTCAAATTTCACTGACCATTCCGCTGGCAGGGGTATTGATCAGTATGATTTTAGGGGTGACGATCGGTGCCGTGTCCGGCTACTTCGGGGGTTGGATCGATTCGGTCATTCAACGTGTCATTGAAATCATCCGTTCGTTTCCGACGCTTCCTCTATGGATGGCGCTTTCCGCAGCGATACCGCCCGAGATCCCGGTAGTCACCATGTTCTTTTACATTACGATTATTCTTTCGTTTATCGAATGGACGGGGCTTGCCCGGACCGTTCGAAGCAAGTTCATTTCCCTGAAAAACGAAGATTATATCATGGCAGCCAAAATAGCCGGAGTCGGCAGCATGAAAATTATTACCAGACATATGGTCCCAGGTTTTATGAGCTACCTGCTGGTCAGCATAACTTTGGCAGTACCGGCTATGATTCTCGGAGAGACGGCGATGAGTTTTCTCGGACTTGGCATCCGATCTCCGGCAACAAGCTGGGGCGTACTTATCCAGGAAGCGCAGCAAATACAAAATGTGGCTTTATATCCGTGGAAATTGATTCCCCTCGGTTTTATCATTGCTACGGTACTGGCCTTCAATTTCTTCGGTGACGGACTCCGCGACGCGGCAGACCCATATAAATAG
- a CDS encoding CAP domain-containing protein encodes MMKMKKVIIAGALALSMVVGAGAASAASTYTVTGQDTMWKIAVRQGIPLSTLIRMNPQVANPNIIWPGMKLIVPGTAAQPSAPGTGNSAAPSSSSQSAYADQVVALVNQERANAGVKPLVVDQALAAMALDKAKDMYNNHYFDHTSPTYGSPFDMMNSYGISYTYAGENIAMGQKTPQEVMNAWMNSPGHKQNILSPNYTKIGVAYYNGEWVQEFIAN; translated from the coding sequence ATCATGAAGATGAAAAAAGTCATCATCGCGGGTGCGCTTGCACTCAGCATGGTCGTCGGAGCCGGAGCGGCATCCGCGGCATCAACGTACACCGTGACCGGACAGGACACGATGTGGAAAATTGCAGTAAGGCAGGGCATCCCGCTCAGCACACTGATCCGCATGAACCCGCAGGTCGCGAACCCGAACATCATTTGGCCCGGCATGAAGCTGATCGTCCCTGGCACTGCTGCGCAGCCTAGCGCTCCGGGAACCGGGAACTCGGCGGCCCCGTCTTCCTCCTCCCAGTCCGCTTATGCGGATCAAGTCGTCGCTCTCGTCAATCAAGAGCGCGCCAATGCCGGAGTAAAACCGCTCGTTGTCGACCAAGCTTTGGCGGCAATGGCCCTCGATAAAGCCAAAGATATGTACAATAATCATTACTTTGATCATACGTCGCCAACCTACGGCTCCCCGTTCGATATGATGAATTCTTACGGCATCAGCTACACCTACGCGGGCGAAAATATCGCGATGGGCCAGAAGACGCCGCAAGAGGTCATGAACGCCTGGATGAACAGTCCCGGCCATAAGCAAAACATTTTGAGCCCGAATTACACGAAAATCGGGGTCGCCTATTATAATGGCGAGTGGGTGCAGGAGTTCATCGCGAATTAA
- a CDS encoding AbfB domain-containing protein — protein MKLNVMFRNFALVVLMLTLLFPGAVALPKNAHAAVSDLDLAYRWAPLNYHDTDSSDYEADYLTAVDYDGDWNTLNNWENLHVDHNRLIGKAYYSVVETSTHWFIGYNYFHPRDWTDVDFFGLDQHENDSEGILLSVRKDGSDYGTLEAMVTVSHTDFFSFTPAGSPLKNGQETIDGTVRMLPYDGYDHPVIFQEAKGHGIKAWDGNLYTNTDVLLYYPSKTTGEVPSGGNDRDVKYQLVDIFAPQGLWDHRFDPQTFALWGTHYGDNGQGPNMANASWGYDDKDDKVPRGYLALDPASLISNYFSNLGNFSTTYTKNPFTAGKVNRIEASNISDAFIRHASGRGRIDSGVSPAADAEWRIVKGLADPNAISFESVNFPGEFLRHKNGEIWREPYSNNALYLADATFYKVPGLADSNLASFESYNFPGRYIRHRNSLLYSEAVSSDLDRRDATFIIR, from the coding sequence ATGAAATTAAATGTTATGTTTAGAAATTTTGCCTTGGTTGTACTTATGCTAACTTTGTTGTTCCCGGGGGCTGTGGCGCTGCCGAAAAATGCTCACGCTGCCGTCAGCGACCTGGACCTTGCGTACCGCTGGGCCCCTTTGAATTATCATGATACGGACAGCAGCGATTATGAGGCGGATTATTTGACCGCCGTTGATTATGACGGTGACTGGAATACGCTGAACAACTGGGAAAACCTTCATGTTGATCATAATCGGCTCATCGGCAAAGCCTACTATTCCGTAGTTGAAACAAGCACTCACTGGTTCATCGGATACAATTATTTCCACCCGCGGGATTGGACGGATGTCGATTTCTTCGGGTTGGACCAACACGAGAACGATTCGGAGGGCATTCTTCTGTCGGTTCGCAAGGACGGTTCCGATTACGGCACTCTGGAAGCCATGGTCACCGTATCCCATACCGATTTCTTCTCCTTCACCCCTGCCGGGAGTCCCCTGAAGAACGGTCAAGAGACCATCGACGGCACCGTACGTATGCTGCCGTACGACGGCTACGACCATCCGGTCATTTTTCAGGAAGCCAAGGGACACGGGATTAAAGCTTGGGATGGGAATCTTTATACCAATACGGATGTCCTGCTTTACTATCCGAGCAAAACCACAGGTGAAGTTCCTTCCGGCGGGAATGACCGGGACGTTAAGTATCAGCTTGTAGACATTTTTGCGCCGCAAGGTCTTTGGGACCATCGTTTTGATCCGCAAACCTTTGCGCTGTGGGGGACGCACTATGGAGACAACGGGCAGGGGCCCAATATGGCCAATGCTTCATGGGGCTATGACGACAAGGACGACAAAGTGCCGCGCGGTTACTTGGCCCTGGATCCGGCTAGCCTGATTTCCAATTATTTCAGCAATCTGGGCAATTTCAGCACGACCTATACGAAGAATCCGTTCACAGCCGGAAAGGTTAATCGGATAGAAGCTTCCAACATCAGCGACGCCTTTATCCGCCACGCGAGCGGCAGGGGGAGAATCGATTCCGGAGTCAGCCCTGCCGCCGATGCGGAATGGAGAATCGTGAAGGGCTTGGCGGATCCGAACGCCATTTCTTTCGAGTCCGTAAATTTCCCGGGTGAATTTCTGCGCCACAAGAACGGGGAGATATGGCGGGAACCGTACAGCAACAATGCTTTGTACCTGGCCGATGCAACCTTCTATAAAGTACCGGGGCTTGCCGACAGCAATCTGGCATCCTTCGAATCCTATAATTTCCCCGGCAGATACATCAGACATCGCAATAGCTTGCTTTATAGCGAAGCGGTTTCCAGCGATTTGGACCGCAGAGATGCAACTTTCATCATACGATAA
- a CDS encoding HAD family hydrolase, whose product MNTKKLIIFLDSGDTLIDESTEIRDDEDIVIRAELVPGADVTVKTLAERGYTLALVADGNAQSFKNLFKQHGLYDCFTAMINSENIKASKPSPRMFKAAVGALDLSEADYGRIIMVGNNLSRDIKGANALGITSVFQDWTPRYPKAPADESEQPDYTIHEPLQLLELVERLNSRLEEAELLPDTNALASAARSDQSD is encoded by the coding sequence ATGAATACAAAGAAGCTGATTATTTTTTTGGATAGCGGGGATACGTTAATTGATGAAAGTACGGAAATCCGCGACGACGAGGATATCGTCATCCGCGCAGAGCTTGTGCCCGGCGCGGACGTGACGGTAAAGACGTTGGCGGAGCGGGGGTATACGCTTGCGTTAGTGGCGGACGGAAATGCCCAGTCGTTCAAAAATTTATTCAAGCAGCACGGACTGTACGATTGCTTCACCGCGATGATCAATTCCGAAAATATTAAGGCCTCCAAGCCCAGCCCGCGGATGTTCAAAGCGGCGGTCGGCGCGCTGGATCTCAGCGAAGCGGACTACGGCCGGATCATTATGGTCGGCAACAATTTGAGCCGAGATATCAAAGGCGCCAACGCACTGGGCATCACCAGCGTATTTCAGGACTGGACGCCGCGGTATCCCAAAGCTCCGGCCGACGAAAGCGAGCAGCCGGATTATACGATTCACGAACCTCTTCAGCTTCTGGAGCTCGTCGAACGGCTGAACTCCCGATTGGAAGAGGCGGAACTTTTGCCGGATACAAACGCTTTGGCTTCAGCGGCAAGGTCCGATCAATCGGACTGA
- a CDS encoding ABC transporter ATP-binding protein: MSKTVIEVKQLTKHFKIQSGWFGQTTKATVKAVSGVSFGIGKGETLGLVGESGCGKSTLGRCIVRGIDATSGEVLYHTEGGRIVDFLRIQGAEYKEYRRDIQMIFQNPYSSLDPRMTVYDIISEPLAALGKLSKSEIDERVRYFAEKTGLNVSYLRRYPHAFSGGQRQRISIARALVSQPRLIVCDEAVSALDVSIQAQIINLLSDLQDEFQISYLFISHNLSVVEHISSRVGVMYLGKIVELANTDSLYAAPKHPYTEALLSAVPKPEPGVKNERIILKGEVPNPANPPSGCAFHTRCPYRKEQCAVSAPELQEIAPGHYAACHFASELQLRGV; encoded by the coding sequence ATGTCCAAAACCGTTATAGAGGTCAAACAATTAACCAAACACTTCAAAATTCAATCCGGTTGGTTCGGCCAAACGACGAAAGCGACGGTAAAAGCGGTATCCGGCGTTTCTTTCGGCATCGGCAAAGGAGAAACTCTTGGCCTGGTCGGGGAGTCCGGCTGCGGCAAATCGACTTTAGGCCGTTGCATTGTCCGCGGCATCGACGCTACCTCCGGGGAAGTCCTCTATCATACGGAAGGGGGGCGCATAGTGGACTTCTTGCGGATACAAGGGGCTGAGTACAAGGAGTACCGCAGAGATATCCAAATGATATTTCAAAATCCGTACTCTTCGCTCGATCCGCGGATGACCGTGTACGACATTATTAGCGAGCCCCTTGCCGCCCTTGGAAAGCTCAGCAAATCGGAAATCGACGAACGGGTGCGTTATTTCGCAGAGAAGACGGGACTTAACGTTTCTTATTTGAGACGTTATCCCCATGCGTTTTCAGGGGGACAACGTCAGCGCATCAGCATAGCCCGCGCGCTGGTTAGTCAGCCGAGGCTGATCGTATGCGATGAGGCCGTTTCGGCTTTGGATGTATCCATTCAGGCGCAAATTATTAACCTGCTGAGCGACTTGCAGGACGAGTTTCAAATTTCTTATTTGTTTATATCCCATAATTTATCTGTCGTCGAGCATATTTCAAGCCGCGTAGGAGTCATGTACCTGGGAAAAATCGTAGAGCTGGCTAATACCGATTCTCTATATGCCGCGCCGAAGCATCCGTACACCGAAGCTTTGCTGTCCGCCGTACCGAAGCCTGAACCGGGTGTGAAAAATGAGCGGATCATCTTAAAGGGCGAGGTGCCGAATCCGGCGAACCCCCCTTCAGGCTGTGCCTTTCATACCCGATGCCCTTATCGGAAAGAGCAATGCGCGGTCAGCGCGCCGGAACTGCAGGAGATCGCCCCCGGGCATTATGCAGCCTGTCACTTCGCTTCCGAGCTGCAGCTAAGGGGAGTATAA